A genomic stretch from Enterobacter dykesii includes:
- the ahpF gene encoding alkyl hydroperoxide reductase subunit F, which yields MLDTNMKTQLKAYLEKLTKPVELIATLDDSAKSAEIKELLAEIAELSPKVTFKEDNALPVRKPSFLITNPGSDQGPRFAGSPLGHEFTSLVLALLWTGGHPSKEAQALLEQIRDIDGDFEFETYYSLSCHNCPDVVQALNLMSVLNPRIKHTAIDGGTFQNEITDRNVMGVPAVYMNGKEFGQGRMTLTEIVAKVDTGAEKRAAEALNKRDAYDVLIVGSGPAGAAAAVYSARKGIRTGLMGERFGGQVLDTVDIENYISVPKTEGQKLAGALKAHVSDYDVDVIDSQSASKLVPAAVEGGLHQIETASGAVLKARSIIIATGAKWRNMNVPGEDQYRTKGVTYCPHCDGPLFKGKRVAVIGGGNSGVEAAIDLAGIVEHVTLLEFAPEMKADQVLQDKVRSLKNVDIVLNAQTTEVKGDGSKVTGLEYRDRVSGDVHSVQLSGIFVQIGLLPNTTWLEGAIERNRMGEIIIDAKCETSVKGVFAAGDCTTVPYKQIIIATGEGAKASLSSFDYLIRTKTA from the coding sequence ATGCTCGACACTAACATGAAAACCCAGCTCAAGGCCTACCTTGAGAAACTGACCAAACCCGTTGAGCTGATTGCCACGCTGGACGACAGCGCAAAATCGGCAGAGATCAAGGAACTGCTGGCGGAGATCGCCGAGCTGTCGCCGAAAGTGACCTTCAAAGAAGACAACGCGCTGCCGGTCCGTAAGCCCTCTTTCCTGATTACCAATCCAGGCTCCGATCAGGGACCGCGATTTGCCGGTTCGCCGCTGGGCCACGAATTTACTTCACTGGTGCTGGCGCTGCTGTGGACCGGTGGTCATCCGTCAAAAGAAGCGCAGGCGCTGCTGGAGCAGATCCGCGATATCGACGGCGATTTTGAGTTTGAAACCTATTACTCGCTCTCCTGCCACAACTGCCCGGACGTGGTGCAGGCGCTGAACCTGATGTCGGTCCTGAACCCGCGCATCAAGCACACGGCAATTGACGGCGGTACCTTCCAGAATGAAATCACCGATCGCAACGTGATGGGCGTTCCGGCGGTCTACATGAACGGCAAAGAGTTCGGCCAGGGCCGTATGACGCTGACCGAAATCGTTGCCAAAGTGGATACCGGTGCTGAAAAACGTGCGGCGGAAGCGCTGAACAAACGCGATGCCTACGACGTGCTGATCGTCGGTTCCGGCCCTGCGGGTGCGGCGGCAGCGGTGTACTCCGCGCGTAAAGGTATTCGTACCGGCCTGATGGGCGAACGCTTTGGTGGCCAGGTGCTCGATACCGTGGACATCGAAAACTACATCTCCGTACCGAAGACCGAAGGCCAGAAGCTGGCGGGGGCGCTGAAGGCGCACGTCAGCGACTATGACGTAGACGTGATCGACAGCCAGAGCGCCAGCAAGCTGGTTCCGGCCGCAGTAGAGGGTGGTTTACACCAGATTGAAACCGCGTCCGGCGCGGTGCTGAAAGCGCGCAGCATTATCATTGCCACCGGTGCGAAATGGCGCAACATGAACGTCCCGGGCGAAGATCAGTACCGCACCAAAGGCGTGACCTACTGTCCGCACTGCGACGGCCCGCTGTTTAAAGGTAAACGCGTGGCGGTGATCGGCGGCGGTAACTCCGGCGTGGAAGCGGCTATCGACCTGGCGGGGATTGTTGAGCACGTTACCCTTCTGGAGTTCGCTCCAGAGATGAAGGCCGACCAGGTTCTGCAGGATAAAGTTCGCAGCCTGAAAAACGTCGATATCGTACTGAACGCGCAGACCACGGAAGTGAAGGGCGACGGCAGCAAAGTGACGGGCCTGGAATACCGCGACCGCGTGAGCGGCGACGTGCACAGCGTTCAGCTGTCAGGGATCTTCGTGCAGATTGGTCTGCTGCCAAATACCACCTGGCTGGAAGGGGCGATTGAGCGCAACCGCATGGGCGAAATCATCATCGATGCGAAGTGTGAAACCAGCGTGAAAGGCGTGTTTGCGGCGGGCGACTGCACCACCGTGCCGTACAAACAGATCATTATCGCCACGGGCGAAGGGGCGAAGGCGTCTCTGAGTTCCTTTGACTATCTGATTCGCACCAAAACCGCATAA
- the uspG gene encoding universal stress protein UspG, whose translation MYQRIIMPVDVFEMELSDKAVRHAEFLAQQDGVIHLLHVLPGSASLSLHRFAADVRRFEEHLQHEAETRLQTMVSHFSIDPSRIKTHVRFGSVRDAVNELANELKADVVVIGSRNPSITTHLLGSNASSVIRYTHIPVMVVR comes from the coding sequence ATGTATCAGAGAATCATTATGCCGGTTGATGTTTTTGAGATGGAGCTGAGCGACAAGGCCGTTCGCCATGCGGAGTTCCTGGCGCAGCAGGACGGTGTTATCCATCTTTTGCACGTACTGCCGGGCTCCGCCAGCCTGAGCCTGCACCGCTTTGCCGCCGATGTACGCCGCTTCGAGGAGCATTTGCAGCATGAAGCGGAAACGCGCCTGCAAACCATGGTCAGCCACTTCAGCATCGACCCTTCTCGCATCAAAACGCACGTCAGATTCGGCAGCGTACGCGATGCGGTAAACGAACTGGCGAACGAACTGAAAGCAGACGTGGTGGTCATCGGTTCGCGCAACCCTTCCATTACCACGCATCTGCTGGGCTCTAACGCCTCCAGCGTGATCCGCTACACCCACATACCGGTGATGGTCGTAAGATAA
- a CDS encoding zinc-dependent alcohol dehydrogenase, producing the protein MKALTYHGPHHVRVENVPDPIIEQPDDIILRVTATAICGSDLHLYRGKIPKVQHGDIFGHEFMGEIVECGAEVKNLQKGDRVVIPFVIACGDCFFCRLQQYAACENTNAGQGAALNKKQIPAPAALFGYSHLYGGVPGGQAEYVRVPKGNVGPFKVPQLLSDDKALFLSDILPTAWQAAKNAQIEKGSSVAVFGAGPVGLLTIACARLLGAEQIFVIDHHPYRLRFAEARYGAIPINFDADNDAAEKVIEQTAGQRGVDAVIDAVGFEAKGSTTETILSNLKIEGSSGKALRQCIAAVRRGGVVSVPGVYAGFIHGFLFGDAFDKGLTFKMGQTHVHAWLGELLPLIEKGLLTPEEIVTHYLPLADAERAYKVFEKREEECRKVILVPGAETPEAAEQKVKGLVNAFPGGVA; encoded by the coding sequence ATGAAAGCACTTACGTATCACGGTCCGCACCATGTTCGCGTCGAGAATGTACCCGATCCCATTATCGAACAGCCCGACGATATCATTCTGCGCGTCACGGCCACTGCTATCTGCGGCTCCGATTTGCATCTCTATCGCGGAAAGATCCCGAAGGTGCAGCACGGCGACATTTTTGGCCATGAGTTTATGGGGGAAATCGTCGAGTGCGGCGCAGAGGTGAAGAATTTGCAAAAAGGCGATCGTGTGGTGATCCCCTTTGTCATCGCCTGCGGAGACTGTTTCTTCTGTCGTCTGCAGCAATACGCAGCCTGTGAGAATACCAATGCCGGGCAGGGCGCCGCGCTTAACAAAAAGCAAATTCCCGCGCCGGCCGCGCTGTTTGGCTACAGCCATCTCTACGGCGGCGTGCCGGGGGGACAGGCGGAATATGTCCGCGTGCCAAAAGGCAACGTCGGGCCGTTTAAGGTACCGCAGCTTCTTTCCGATGATAAGGCGCTGTTCCTGTCCGATATTTTGCCCACGGCCTGGCAGGCGGCAAAAAATGCGCAGATTGAAAAAGGCTCAAGCGTTGCGGTTTTCGGCGCCGGGCCGGTGGGGCTACTGACCATTGCCTGCGCGCGGCTGTTAGGGGCTGAGCAGATTTTTGTTATCGATCACCACCCGTACCGTTTGCGATTTGCCGAGGCGCGTTACGGCGCAATTCCCATCAACTTTGATGCTGATAACGACGCGGCGGAAAAAGTCATCGAACAGACCGCTGGCCAGCGCGGCGTTGACGCCGTGATTGATGCGGTAGGGTTCGAAGCGAAAGGTAGCACCACCGAAACGATCCTCAGCAATCTTAAAATTGAAGGCAGTAGCGGCAAAGCGTTGCGGCAGTGCATTGCTGCCGTTCGACGCGGTGGCGTAGTTAGCGTACCCGGCGTGTACGCCGGGTTTATTCATGGCTTCCTGTTTGGCGATGCCTTTGATAAGGGGCTGACGTTCAAAATGGGCCAGACGCACGTCCATGCCTGGCTGGGTGAACTGCTGCCGCTGATCGAAAAAGGGCTGCTTACCCCGGAAGAGATCGTGACCCATTATCTCCCCCTGGCTGATGCGGAACGCGCCTATAAGGTATTCGAAAAACGGGAGGAGGAGTGCCGGAAGGTGATTCTGGTCCCTGGTGCAGAAACACCCGAGGCCGCAGAGCAGAAAGTTAAGGGCCTGGTAAATGCTTTCCCCGGTGGCGTTGCATGA
- the yldA gene encoding small membrane protein YldA, which translates to MSEILAITLIFLIIAAIIVMAVLYLERHS; encoded by the coding sequence ATGAGTGAGATACTGGCTATCACACTTATTTTTCTGATTATTGCGGCGATTATCGTCATGGCCGTGCTTTATCTTGAACGCCACAGCTAG
- the rnk gene encoding nucleoside diphosphate kinase regulator, whose translation MSRPTIIINELDAERIDRLLEKAEFASLPVADALNEELDRAQMCTPETMPHDVVTMNSQVKFRNLTTGEELTRTLVYPAQMTDSSAQLSVLAPVGAALLGLRTGDTIHWELPGGASAHLEVLALLYQPEAAGDYLR comes from the coding sequence ATGTCCAGACCTACAATTATCATCAATGAGCTCGACGCAGAACGTATCGACAGGCTGCTGGAAAAAGCAGAGTTTGCCTCACTTCCCGTGGCCGACGCCCTGAATGAGGAGCTCGACCGGGCGCAGATGTGCACGCCTGAGACGATGCCGCATGACGTGGTCACCATGAACAGCCAGGTAAAATTCCGCAACCTGACCACCGGTGAAGAGCTGACCCGCACACTGGTTTACCCGGCTCAGATGACCGACAGCAGCGCACAGCTTTCTGTTCTTGCGCCTGTGGGTGCCGCACTGCTGGGCCTGCGCACGGGCGATACCATCCACTGGGAATTGCCGGGCGGCGCCTCTGCTCATCTTGAAGTGCTGGCGTTGCTCTACCAGCCAGAAGCCGCGGGCGATTACCTGCGTTAA